Within Paenibacillus sabinae T27, the genomic segment AAGCTGTTCGCGGAGGCGGGGCTGGAGCAGTGCAAGTACTGCTACTTTCACGCTAGCACATGGAAGCGCAAGAGCCATGATCTGATCATCGAGGTCGAGGATAAGCTGGGGTATCCGGTATTCGTCAAGCCCGCAAATCTGGGCTCAAGCGTCGGCATTTCCAAGGCTGTCGCCAAGGAGTCCCTGATCAAAGCTGTCGAGACAGCCTTCCGTTACGATACCAAGGTGATTATCGAGGAGTTCGTCGAGGCGCGGGAGCTGGAGGTCAGTGTGCTGGGCAATGACGAGCCGGAGGCATCCGTTCCCGGCGAAATCGTCTCCTCCGGCGAATATTACGATTATGCGGCCAAATATATCGACGGCAAGTCGCAAATGCTGATTCCGGCTCCCGTCGACCCGGAGACCGCCGACCGGCTGCGGGAATTGGCGATAGCCGCTTTTCGCGCAATTGAAGGCAGCGGGATTACACGGGCCGATTTCTTCGTCCGCAAATCCGACGGCAGAATATTGATCAACGAAGTCAACACGATGCCCGGCTTCACGCCGTTCAGCATGTACCCCCTGTTGTGGCGGGAGACGGGCGTAACCTATCAGGCTCTGCTGGACCGTATGATCGCGCTGGCGCTCGAGCGGTATAATCTTAAGCAGGGCTTGAAATACGATAACGAGCAATAATAGAGAATAGGCGGATGATCCGGCCGGAAAGGAGAAGGTATCATGGGATTTCAAACAGAGTTCAATTCGGTCTGTAAATTCAAGAATGAACAGGAATTATATGAACTGCTGGAATACGGGCGCTGTAAAATGCTGAAGCAAGGGTTCCGCATCTTTCCGACCGGGCAGAAGGTTATTGCCTATACGCCGGACAACGTCGCCGTGGCCATCGTCAAAATCTCGGCGTCCATCGCGGAGATCAATTTCCAGGGTCATGAAGTCACCGCGGTCGAGATGGAACTGGTCCGCAAGCTGAATGATGAGGAATCCAGAGTGCAGACGGCTCTGGCCGACGAGATGTTCTTCGGAGAGCGGGAATGATCGTCCGCTTCGGTTATGTCGCAATGTCCACTGTGATCAAAGATTGTTCACCGTCCAAGACGATGACCATGACTTCGCTTCGCAAGCTGGACGACCGCGAGGCGGCGGTTCGCCGCCTTGAGTCGATCGCCAGGGGCAATTTGTATAACACGCTCAGGCTGCTGAGGCATAACCGGGCGTCGGATATCAAAGTATACCGGCTGACCTCGAAGCTGGTCCCTCTGGCCACGCATCCGGAGCTGCGGGATTGGAACCCTTTTGCCGCGCTGGGCGGTGATTTTGCCGAGGTTGGCCAATATATTAAAGAGAACGGGATACGGGTGTCCTTTCATCCCGATCATTTTACCGTTCTGAGTACGCCAAGGCCCGAGGTGCTGGCCAGTTCCGTCCGCGACCTCCGTCACCATACGGACATGCTGTCCGCAATGGAGCTTCCGGCTACGGCCAAGAACAATATTCATATCGGCGGCGCGTACGGGGATAAGCCCCTTGCGGCGGCCCGGTTCGCCCAGAACTTCCGGGAGCTTGCGCCGGAACTGCAGGAGCGCATTACCCTTGAGAACGACGATAAGACGTTCAACGCGGTAGAGACGCTGGAAGTCTGCAAGACGCTTGGTCTCCCGATGGTGCTCGATCTCCATCATCAATGGGTGAATAACGAGGGAGAGCTTCCCTGGGAGCTGTGGCCGGACATCAGCCGGACCTGGCAGACGCCGCTGGCTCAGAAGGATGCCCCAAGCGACCGGCCCCTTCCGCCCAAGATTCATGTCTCAAGCCCCCGCAGCCCGTCCGATCCCCGCAGCCATGCCGATAACGTGGACCCGGCGCCGCTGCTCGCTTTTCTGAAGCGGATTGCGGCGGATACGGCGGCGGTGGATGTCATGATCGAAGCCAAGGCGAAGGACGGCGCGCTGTTTGAGCTGATGGAGACGCTGAAAGGAATGGAAGGCGCAGGGAGCGGAATTACTGTGCTGGACGGAGCAAGCATTCGCATTGAGACCTAGAATATGGCAATGACGACTTGATAAGTAGCCGCAAATGCGGTACGTTGAAGGAAACTTCGGTTTACCCTATATCTTAACAATTAAAGGAGTATACGAAATGGGAGAACTGCTGACCGGAAAAAATATTGTGGTGATGGGCGTGGCGAACGACCGCAGCATTGCCTGGGCGATTGCCAAGAGCCTGTCGGAACAGGGGGCGCGCCTGGCCTTTACATATGAAAGCGAACGTGTGGAGGGCCGGGTGCGCAAGCTGGCCGAGACCATCCCCGGTTCGGTCATTTTGCCGTGCAACGTGACGGTGGACGAGGATATCGACAAGCTGGCGGAGGAGCTGAAAGAGAACTTCGGCGTGCTGCACGGTATTGTGCACAGCATTGCCTTCGCCAAGGGAGAGGATCTGGAAGGCCGCTTTGCCGCCACTTCGCGTTCCGGCTTTGCGCTGGCGCATGACATCAGCGCGTATTCGCTGGTCGCTGTCGCCCAGCGGCTGCATCCCCTCATGACCGAGGGCGGGTCCATCATTACGATGACCTATATGGGCTCGGAGCGCGTGATGCGCAATTATAACGTCATGGGCGTAGCCAAAGCAGCGCTTGAAGCTTCGGTTCGCTATCTGGCAAGCGATCTTGGTCCGGACAACATCCGCGTGAACGCCATTTCCGCCGGACCGATCCGCACCCTGGCTGCCAAAGGCATCAGCGATTTCAACTCGATTCTGCGCGTCGTGGAAGAAAAAGCGCCGCTTCGCCGCGGCACCGATGCCGCTGAAGTCGGCGATACGGCAATGTTCCTGATAAGCCAGCTGTCGCGAGGGATTACCGGAGAAGTAATCTATGTCGACGGCGGGTACCACATCATCGGAGGTTAGCAAGCGGGCCGGACGGCAAGGTCCCCGCGAGCTGCGAAGGGATCTCACGCCCGGCTATCAAGTTTAAGAAAGCGGAGTGAAGAGATGAGTTCTTTAAATCCTAATAGCAGGAATGAGCGGGAGCCCTATGTCGTATCCAGCAAAGGTTACACAGCGGTAGCCATCAATGCGGCCGCCAAAGCCGGGGAGTTCATTAAGAGCAGACAGGGAACGGTTAAGGAGCTGGGAACGAAGTCATCGGCTCAGGATCTGGTAACGGAAGTGGACAAAGGCGCGGAGCAGATGATCCGCAGACTTGTGCTGACGCATTATCCCGATCACGCCATTCTGGGCGAAGAGGGAGTGGTGCCCGGTGCCGATGCCGTGACCGCCGCGCTGGAGGAAGCGAAAGAGAATGAGTTCCTCTGGATCGTCGATCCGGTGGACGGGACAACGAATTTTGTCCATGGCTTTCCTTTTTACGCGGTGTCGATTGCACTTGCCGTACGCGGTGAATTGACGGTCGGCGTCATTTACGACCCGGTGCGCGATGAGATGTTCGTGGCCGAAAAAGGCAAGGGCGCTTACGTTCATGGCGTCAAGACCGCCGTCTCTTCGGAAACTTCGCTTGGCGACAGCCTGATCGCGCTCGGCTTCCCGCCGGACCGGCAGGTTGCGCAGCCGGCCAATCTGGCCGCTCTGCAGAACATTCTGCCGAAGGTCCGGGGCATCCGCGCCGGAGGCTCCGCCGCCCTGCATCTGGCCTACGTGGCTGCGGGACGGGTCAGCGCCTACTATGAAGTCGGCCTGAGCCCTTGGGACTGTGCCGCAGGTGTGCTGCTGGTCAAGGAGTCCGGCGGACAGGTTACCGATACGCAGGGCAACCCGTACCATATCGGCACACGCCATGTCGTGGCCAGCAACGGGCATATCCATGAGGACATCGTATCTTCGCTGAAGGAAGCGGGAGCGACCGGATTCTAGCAAGAGCGAAAGGAGGCGGGCTTTTAGTGAGCGGGAAGGAAGATCTGGAGCGCCGTTTGAGCGAAATGCTGAACGAGGGCGAGCTGGAACAAAGCAGCCGGGAAGCAAGGGAGCTTCGCCAAATATCGCCGAAATACGAAATCCGTATTCAGACAACGCTTGATCCGATTGTGGAGGAAACACAGCGGTACCGTTCAATCGCCCGCGAGCTGGACGACCGGTACGATAAATACCTGGAACGGACGCGGAAGCGGCAGGATTCCGTTACTCGCGAATCGGCGGGAGACCAGGAAGGAAGCCCCTGAAGGCGAGTGGCTAGCGTAATATCATATATAATCAAGAGAAAGAGTCAAGGGCGCGGTGATGTGGAACCTTGGCTCTTTTTTTGCTCGGCGCCGAGATCTACCTTTACAGGAAATGGAATGATAGAATGGAAGAATCATTGCAGACTTGGAGGGATATGATGATCAATTTGCGGAAAAAATGGATAAACGCCGCCAGCTTCCTGCTGCTCGCAGCCACCCTGCTGGGCACCTCTGCCCCGGGCGTTTCGGCAGCCGCCAAACAAACGCCGCAGCCGGAAACGTTCGGCATCGTGGCTTTGGGAGACTCCGTTTCGGCAGGCTATGAACCGGGCATGACGATAAGCTCTACGCCCTACGGCTACGCGGAGCGGCTGCTGGAGCAGGCCTGGTTTCACGGCAAGCGGGCAGAGCTTGGCAATTACGGCATTCTCGGGCTGAAGACCGCAGGGCTTCGACAGCTTACGGCGGCGATCAAGGACGGCACGGCCATTACGGCCGACAGCATCCAGCCTGGCATCGCCGATCCGCGCCTGCCCTCGTTTGCAGCTAAGGCAGAGCAGACCAAGGCCGATATTGCCGCAGCGAAGCTGATAACCATCACGATCGGCGGCAATGATGTGAGCAGCCTGCTGCAGCAGGCCAAAGACTTGTCAGATGCCGATCTTCAGGCTCGCGTGCAAGAGCTGCTGGCAGCTTACACGGACAATGTCACGGCAGCGCTGGAGAACCTGCGGGCGATAAATCCGAATGCGACGATTATCATCGCCGACCAGTATCAGCCGGTTCCGCAGCTCTATGCCGGCCAGAGCTACGCGAAGCTGATGAGCGCCGCCGCAAGCTTTACGCAGGCTACCGACCGTCTGGCCGCAAGCGTGACGCTACCAGGCGCTCCCGTGCTGGTCGCCCATGCGGCCTCGCGGTTTGCGGGCCAGGAGGGATCGCTGACGCATATCATCGCTGACTCCGATTTCCATCCAACCCAGCTTGGCTACGAGACGATTGCCAAGGCGTTCACCGAAGAGGTCTGGGGCGACTACCGGGTGCCGGCCTCCTTCCTGACACCTTCCGCCTCGCAGCGGCCGATGACGATTGTCGTGAACAGCCAGGAGCTGAACACGCCGAACAAACCGGTCGTCCGCAGCGGCCAGAATTTCCTTGCGCTGGCGGATGTGCTCAAAGCGATGGGAGCAGGCGGAAAGTGGGACAACAAGACGTCCAGCGCGACCATTGTATACGGCGGACGGACGGTCGTCATTACGATCGGCTCCAAGACGATCCTGGCGGACGGCCGCAAGATCGTGATAGACACTCCGGCTTTTCTGCAAAAGAACGGCAAGGAAGCCAAGACCTATTTGCCACTGGCCGCCCTCGCCTCGGGTCTGGGCTTTGATGTGGAATACAGCGCGCAGCTGCGTACCGCTTTTATCAACCCTTAAATATATTAATAATCAAGCAAGCGCGTATTAAAAGTTCATCATGTGAAGCAAAGGTGGAGAGCAACGGTGTCTGACGCAAAGTTTACGAAGGATTATGTAATTACGATGGATGATATTGTAAGAGAGGGGCATCCGGCGCTTCGCATCATCACGGAGCCGGTTAAGCTGCCTCTGACGGAGGAGGACCGCGAAACGCTGCTGTGCATGCTTCAGTTTCTGAAGAACAGCCAGGACGAGGAGATGGCCGCGAGGTATAAGCTGCGTTCCGGAGTGGGGCTGTCGGCCAATCAGATCGGACTGAACAAGCGGATGTTTGTTATGTATTCCCATGACGAGACCGGCGCGCTGATCGAGCATGCTCTGGTCAATCCCAAAATCGTCAGCCATTCCCTGGCGATGATCTATTTGCCGGATAGCGAGGGCTGCCTGTCGGTCGACCGGCCGATTCAGGGCTTTGTGCCGCGATATGAGTCGGTCAAAGTAAAAGCGTATGATCTGGCCGCGGGCAAAGAGGTCCAGCTTCGGTTCAAGGGCTATACTTCAATCATCATCCAGCATGAGATGGATCATCTGGACGGAAAGATGTTCTACGACCGGATCAATAAAGAGAATCCGTTCAAGCTTCCGCAGGGCGTACCGATCCGCAGCCTGTACGACCGGGATGAAGATTAAAGCTTGAAATGAAATGACTTGCAGTGAATAATTTTCTGAAAAAAGTGCAGATTAAGAAGCAAGGCGGCCGTAGCTATCCTCGATCGGGGCGACGGTCGTTTTTTTACGCGTTAATCTGGAGACGGCCCGGATGCAAAAAAAAGCCGTTCAAAGGCGGTACTGCTCTGCCTTTGAACGGTGCTGATCCGCTGCTTGCGGTTACGTTTATCGCTCTTCCTTCATGGCGCGGAAGGAGGCTTCTGCCGCTTCCAGCGTAGCGTCAATGTCTTCGTCGGTGTGAGCCGTGGTCAGGAACCACGCTTCATACTTCGAGGCCGCCAGGTTGATGCCCCGATCCAGCATATGGCGGAAGAAGCTGGCGAACGCTTCGCCGTCGGTGTCCTGGGCCTCGTCGTAGTTGGTCACGGGATGATCGCAGAAGTGGGTCGAGAAGGCGCCGCGAATGCGGTTGATCGTCAGCGGAATGCCGTGCCGATCCGCCGACTCTTTCAGTCCGTCCGTTAACCGGATGGCCAGCCGCTCCATCTCCTCGTACACGCCTGCTCCCTGGAGTACCTCCAGACAGGCGATGCCAGCCGAGATGGATGCGGGGTTGCCCGCCATCGTGCCGGCCTGGTACGCCGGTCCGAGCGGCGCGACCTGATCCATAATCTCCTTGCGGCCGCCGTAGGCGCCGATCGGCAGACCACCGCCGAAGATTTTGCCCATCGCCGTCAGATCAGGTACGATCTGCTCGTGATTATCCAGTCCGGCGTAATTCTGCGCGCCGCCGTAGTGGAAACGGAAGTTGGTAATCACCTCGTCGTAGATGACGAGCGAGCCGTTGTCATGCGCCAGCTTGCACATGCCCTCCAGGAACCCGGGCTTCGGCATGACTATGCCGAAATTGCCGACGATCGGCTCGACCATGACGGCGGCGACGTCGTCGCCCCACCGGTTCAGGGCCTCGCGCAGCCCGTTCAGGCTGTTGAACGGCACGGTAATGACCTCGTGCGCGATGCTCACCGGAATACCGGCGCTGTCCGGGATGCCCAGCGTGGACGGGCCGGAGCCCGCTGCAACCAGCACCAGGTCGGAGTGGCCGTGGTAGCAGCCGGCGAACTTGATGATTTTGCTGCGGCCGGTGAACGCCCGGGCGACCCGGATCGTCGACATGACTGCCTCGGTGCCGGAATTGACGAACCGTACCTTGTCCAGTGACGGAATGGCTTCCTTGACCATTTTGGCCAAGGTAATCTCCAGCGCCGTTGGGGTGCCGTACAGCACGCCGTTCTCTGCGGCTCTTGTGATCGCGGCCGTAATATGCGGGTGGGCGAACCCGGTAATGACCGGGCCAAAGGCCGCCAGATAATCGATATAGCGGTTGCCGTCTTCGTCCCAGAAGTGGGCGCCCGAGGCGCGCTTCATGAAGACGGGCGCTCCGCCGCCTACGGCTTTAAAGGAACGGGAGGGGCTGTTGACGCCTCCGACGATATGCTTAAGAGCCTCTTGATACAGCTGTTCTGAGGTGGAACGATTCATAACAATAGTCATCCTTTCGTTTTAAGGGATGGCGCAAGGCAACGGGCGAACAACGGTCCATGCCGTTGTCCGCCCGTTGCCAGGGTGAAGCGCCAATTGTTCAAGCCACCGCCGAAAGACAGCGGCAGGATAATTACTGGGAGCTGTCGCTTCCCGCCGTGGCGGAAGGCGATGAAGATGGAGACAGAGAGGCCACAGGTTCCTTCTTGGCCATCGTTTCCTGCACGAACTGCTTCAGTTCATCGTAATCCCGGACGCCCAGCACGGACGAGCCCCGGATGGTCTCCTCTTTCAGGAGGTTCATCGGCGGGATCTGCTCGCTGCCGGCCACGCTGCTGCCATAACCGACGTTCGCCAGCTTCCACATATCGTTGATGGACAGATTCGTGTCGATATAGGGGCTGACCTGCGACAAAATGCCGGGAAGCTTAACGAGCGATGTGGTGCTCTTGAGCTTGTCCGCCACGGCGCTCAGAAAGGCCCGCTGGCGCTGGGTGCGCGTAAAGTCCGAAGTGGCGTCGTGCCGGAAGCGTACATATTGCAGCGCCATGTTGCCGTCAAGGTGCTGATAGCCTTTTTTGAGATCGATATCGTATTCGGGGCCGTCGGCCTTGGTCTTGTAGACCATGTCCTTCTCAACTGTATAATCAATGCCGCCCACCGCATCAATCAGCTTGATAAAGCCTTGAAAGTCAGTGTAGACATAATATTGAATCGGAAGGCCTAGCAGATCGCTGACCGTCTGCATCGCCGTGTTGGGGCCGTAAATGATCGCTGTGTTTATACGGTCCTCGCCGTGATCGGGAATTGGCACATAGGTGTCCCGAAGGATGGAGAAGACGTGGGCTTTCTTGTTCACCGGATCGAGGGACACGACCAGCATTGTGTCGGAACGCGGAATTTCACCCTTTTTCACGCCGCGCGCATCCACGCCCATCAGCAGGATATTCACCGGCTCTGTACCTTCCCATTTCGGGGGTTCGGGGGTGTCGGCATCTACCGTTTTCACATTATTAAAAGGGGATTGTTCGCCCTGCTTCTGCAGGCCGTCAAGGCCTTGATAGATGGAAGTGAAGTAATACACAGCTCCCCCGACCAAGAGCAGGAGAAGGAGACTGAAGCTCCAAAGCAACGGTTTCCTGGACTTTCGCTTTTTTGCGTGTCGTTTCGATCGTGGCGGCATTAATCGCTCTTCCTTTCACATTCGCATTCCCTACATTATAATTTCTTTTATGGTTACAATCAATTCTAGGTCCTATTTGGCGGGACAGTACCCGTTTTAAGAGGATTAACAAATCGGAGGAGTGCATAAACTATGGAAGAACTAACCATCGGACAAGAGGCGCCTGATTTTACGCTGCCCGCTTCGGACGGAAGCGAGGTAAGCCTGAGCCAGTACAGAGGACGGAAGGTTTTGCTCTATTTTTATCCGAAAAATATGACCCCGGGCTGCACCCAGGAAGCCTGTGAATTCCGGGACGTCAATGACCGGATTACGGCAAAGGGCGCCGTCGTTCTCGGCGTGAGCCCGGACAGCCTTCAGTCGCACGCCAAGTTTATCGCGAAGAATGAACTGCCTTTTCTGCTTCTGTCCGACGAAGACCACAAAGTAAGCGAGCAGTATGGGGTATGGCAGCTCAAGAAGCTGTACGGCAAGGAATTTATGGGCATTGTGCGCTCCACCTTCCTGATCGACGAGTCGGGCAAGATAACGGATATGTGGAAAAAGGTGCGGGTAAAGGGGCATGCGGAGACGGTTGCGGCGCGCCTTGACGGAGAATAGGTCGGCAGGCGGTGTTACCTCCGGTCAATTACATTTTTAATTGTTACATTTTTAATAGCTTTCATTAGCCTATTATGTGATATTTTTCCTAAAGTTAAAAATTTCAATAAGGCATGGTGATTGCAGGATGCAGCTGAGGATCGGACTGGATGTCGGATCGACTACGGCCAAGTTGGTTGTCATGGAGCAAAGCGAGATTGTCCATCAGGATTATGTCAGACACTACAGCGATATCAAAAAAGCGGTGCTCACTTTGCTGGATAAGGTCATCTCCCTATTCCCGGGAAGGGACGCGGTACTCGCGGTAAGCGGTTCTTCGGGCCTATCTCTGTCCAAGCTGGGGGATGTGCCTTTTGTTCAGGAGGTCATCGCCTGCACGAAAGCGATCGGCGAGCTGCTTCCGTCCTGCGATACCGCCATTGAGCTTGGGGGAGAGGACGCCAAGCTGATCTATCTCAGCGGCGGCATCGAGCAGCGGATGAACAATGCCTGCGCGGGCGGGACGGGCGCTTTTATAGACCAGATGGCCGCTCTGCTGAAGACGGACCCTACCGGGCTCGACGCGCTTGCGGCGGGTCACGAGCGGATTTATCCGATCGCTTCCCGCTGCGGCGTCTTTGCCAAGAGCGACATTCAGCCGCTGCTGAATGAAGGGGCGCGCCGCGAGGATGTGGCGGCTTCGATCTTCCAAAGCATCGTCAATCAGACGATCGCCGGACTGGCCTGCGGGCGTCCGATTCGCGGCCGCGTCGCTTTTCTGGGCGGTCCGCTGACGTACTTGTCCCAGCTGCGGGCCCGGTTCGTTGAGACGCTCGAGCTTGCCGAGGACGACATCCTGTTCCCGGAGAGATCGCAGTATTTCGTGGCGATCGGCTCGGCCCTGTCGGAAAGCGGCGGGGCCGCTGTGCCGCTTGCGGAGTGGCGGGCCCGGATCGCGGCCGTCGATTTTGCGTCGGAGCGCTCCGAGGACGGCGAGCTTCCGCCGCTCTTTGAGACGAAGGCCGAGCTTGACGAATTCCGGCGGCGCCATTCGGAGGCCGGGGCGGTGCGGGCCGATCTGTCCTCTTACCGCGGACCGTGCTATCTCGGCATCGACGCCGGCTCAACGACAACGAAGCTTGTGCTTACGGGCAGCGTCGATGAGATTTTGTATACATATTACGGGAGCAATCAAGGAAATCCGCTTAAATCGGTCAGCGAAGCGCTGAAGGAGATTTACCGGCTGCTGCCGGACGGCTGCTATATTGCCGGCTGTTATGCGACCGGCTACGGCGAGGGGCTGATCAAGGCGGCTCTGAAGGCCGACGGCGGCGAAGTGGAGACGGTTGCCCATTATAAAGCGGCCGCCAAGTTTATGCCGGAGGTCGATTTTATTCTCGACATCGGCGGCCAGGACATGAAATGCATCAAAATCCGCGGCGGCGCCATCGACAGCCTCATGCTGAACGAAGCCTGCTCCGCGGGCTGCGGCTCTTTTCTGGAGAGCTTTGCCTCGGCGCTTGGTCTTGGCGTCTCGGAGTTCGCCGAGGCCGCGCTGCATTCGGAGAAGCCCGTCAATCTGGGCTCCCGCTGCACCGTGTTCATGAACTCGAAGGTGAAGCAGGCGCAGAAGGAAGGGGCGTCCCTGTCCGATCTTTCGGCCGGGCTGGCCTACTCCGTCATCAAGAACGCGCTGCAGAAGG encodes:
- a CDS encoding stalk domain-containing protein is translated as MEESLQTWRDMMINLRKKWINAASFLLLAATLLGTSAPGVSAAAKQTPQPETFGIVALGDSVSAGYEPGMTISSTPYGYAERLLEQAWFHGKRAELGNYGILGLKTAGLRQLTAAIKDGTAITADSIQPGIADPRLPSFAAKAEQTKADIAAAKLITITIGGNDVSSLLQQAKDLSDADLQARVQELLAAYTDNVTAALENLRAINPNATIIIADQYQPVPQLYAGQSYAKLMSAAASFTQATDRLAASVTLPGAPVLVAHAASRFAGQEGSLTHIIADSDFHPTQLGYETIAKAFTEEVWGDYRVPASFLTPSASQRPMTIVVNSQELNTPNKPVVRSGQNFLALADVLKAMGAGGKWDNKTSSATIVYGGRTVVITIGSKTILADGRKIVIDTPAFLQKNGKEAKTYLPLAALASGLGFDVEYSAQLRTAFINP
- the bcp gene encoding thioredoxin-dependent thiol peroxidase, which gives rise to MEELTIGQEAPDFTLPASDGSEVSLSQYRGRKVLLYFYPKNMTPGCTQEACEFRDVNDRITAKGAVVLGVSPDSLQSHAKFIAKNELPFLLLSDEDHKVSEQYGVWQLKKLYGKEFMGIVRSTFLIDESGKITDMWKKVRVKGHAETVAARLDGE
- a CDS encoding glutamate-1-semialdehyde 2,1-aminomutase, translated to MNRSTSEQLYQEALKHIVGGVNSPSRSFKAVGGGAPVFMKRASGAHFWDEDGNRYIDYLAAFGPVITGFAHPHITAAITRAAENGVLYGTPTALEITLAKMVKEAIPSLDKVRFVNSGTEAVMSTIRVARAFTGRSKIIKFAGCYHGHSDLVLVAAGSGPSTLGIPDSAGIPVSIAHEVITVPFNSLNGLREALNRWGDDVAAVMVEPIVGNFGIVMPKPGFLEGMCKLAHDNGSLVIYDEVITNFRFHYGGAQNYAGLDNHEQIVPDLTAMGKIFGGGLPIGAYGGRKEIMDQVAPLGPAYQAGTMAGNPASISAGIACLEVLQGAGVYEEMERLAIRLTDGLKESADRHGIPLTINRIRGAFSTHFCDHPVTNYDEAQDTDGEAFASFFRHMLDRGINLAASKYEAWFLTTAHTDEDIDATLEAAEASFRAMKEER
- a CDS encoding D-alanine--D-alanine ligase yields the protein MDNAKLTVGLAYGGKSGEHEVSLQTAFAVMNAFDYDKYEILPFYISKQGLWKIGEKLQAPFSRLEQLKLEGESADTGKALNAVFSGLDGGERAVDVMFPLLHGTNGEDGTIQGLFEMANIPYIGAGVLASAAGMDKVIMKKLFAEAGLEQCKYCYFHASTWKRKSHDLIIEVEDKLGYPVFVKPANLGSSVGISKAVAKESLIKAVETAFRYDTKVIIEEFVEARELEVSVLGNDEPEASVPGEIVSSGEYYDYAAKYIDGKSQMLIPAPVDPETADRLRELAIAAFRAIEGSGITRADFFVRKSDGRILINEVNTMPGFTPFSMYPLLWRETGVTYQALLDRMIALALERYNLKQGLKYDNEQ
- the uvsE gene encoding UV DNA damage repair endonuclease UvsE, which codes for MIVRFGYVAMSTVIKDCSPSKTMTMTSLRKLDDREAAVRRLESIARGNLYNTLRLLRHNRASDIKVYRLTSKLVPLATHPELRDWNPFAALGGDFAEVGQYIKENGIRVSFHPDHFTVLSTPRPEVLASSVRDLRHHTDMLSAMELPATAKNNIHIGGAYGDKPLAAARFAQNFRELAPELQERITLENDDKTFNAVETLEVCKTLGLPMVLDLHHQWVNNEGELPWELWPDISRTWQTPLAQKDAPSDRPLPPKIHVSSPRSPSDPRSHADNVDPAPLLAFLKRIAADTAAVDVMIEAKAKDGALFELMETLKGMEGAGSGITVLDGASIRIET
- a CDS encoding LCP family protein, giving the protein MPPRSKRHAKKRKSRKPLLWSFSLLLLLLVGGAVYYFTSIYQGLDGLQKQGEQSPFNNVKTVDADTPEPPKWEGTEPVNILLMGVDARGVKKGEIPRSDTMLVVSLDPVNKKAHVFSILRDTYVPIPDHGEDRINTAIIYGPNTAMQTVSDLLGLPIQYYVYTDFQGFIKLIDAVGGIDYTVEKDMVYKTKADGPEYDIDLKKGYQHLDGNMALQYVRFRHDATSDFTRTQRQRAFLSAVADKLKSTTSLVKLPGILSQVSPYIDTNLSINDMWKLANVGYGSSVAGSEQIPPMNLLKEETIRGSSVLGVRDYDELKQFVQETMAKKEPVASLSPSSSPSATAGSDSSQ
- the fabI gene encoding enoyl-ACP reductase FabI, translating into MGELLTGKNIVVMGVANDRSIAWAIAKSLSEQGARLAFTYESERVEGRVRKLAETIPGSVILPCNVTVDEDIDKLAEELKENFGVLHGIVHSIAFAKGEDLEGRFAATSRSGFALAHDISAYSLVAVAQRLHPLMTEGGSIITMTYMGSERVMRNYNVMGVAKAALEASVRYLASDLGPDNIRVNAISAGPIRTLAAKGISDFNSILRVVEEKAPLRRGTDAAEVGDTAMFLISQLSRGITGEVIYVDGGYHIIGG
- the def gene encoding peptide deformylase, producing MDDIVREGHPALRIITEPVKLPLTEEDRETLLCMLQFLKNSQDEEMAARYKLRSGVGLSANQIGLNKRMFVMYSHDETGALIEHALVNPKIVSHSLAMIYLPDSEGCLSVDRPIQGFVPRYESVKVKAYDLAAGKEVQLRFKGYTSIIIQHEMDHLDGKMFYDRINKENPFKLPQGVPIRSLYDRDED
- a CDS encoding inositol monophosphatase family protein, with the protein product MSSLNPNSRNEREPYVVSSKGYTAVAINAAAKAGEFIKSRQGTVKELGTKSSAQDLVTEVDKGAEQMIRRLVLTHYPDHAILGEEGVVPGADAVTAALEEAKENEFLWIVDPVDGTTNFVHGFPFYAVSIALAVRGELTVGVIYDPVRDEMFVAEKGKGAYVHGVKTAVSSETSLGDSLIALGFPPDRQVAQPANLAALQNILPKVRGIRAGGSAALHLAYVAAGRVSAYYEVGLSPWDCAAGVLLVKESGGQVTDTQGNPYHIGTRHVVASNGHIHEDIVSSLKEAGATGF